ACGGACGGGAAGGACGGCCCGTGCACGGCCAGGGTGTCCGCGCCCGGGGTCGAGGGGTAGAGGCCGAGGGCCGCCCAGACGTACCAGGCCGAGGTGGCGCCCAGGTCGTCGTTGCCCGGTAGCCCGCTGGGGCCGGTGGTGAAGGACTCGGTCATCACCTTGCGGACCGCCGCGGAGGCGCCGGCGGGGTTGCGGGCGTAGTTGTAGGCCCACGGCACGCCGTGCTCGGGTTCGTTGCCGATGTAGTAGTACGGCAGGCTCTGACCGGCGTTGACCTGGGTGAAGTGGTGGTCGAGCCGCTGTACGGCGGTCTGCCGGCCGCCCATGGTGTTGATCAGGTCGGCGAAGTCGTAGGGGACCATCCAGGTGTACTGGGCGGCGTTTCCCTCGGTGAAGTCGCTCTGTGCGCCCGGTTCGAGCGGCCACTTCCAGCTGCCGTCGGAGTTACGGGGCTGGGTGTAGCCCGACTCGGGGCTGAAGGTGTTGCGCCACCACTGCGCCCGGGTCATGTAGGTGGAGTAGTCCGAGGTGTTGCCGAGGGCCTTGGCGAACTGGGCGACGGCGAAGTCGGAGGCCGAGTACTCCAGTGAGTCCGAGGGGGCGCCGGGCAGGTAGTGCAGGCTGGTGTAGGTGGACTGGTTCCCGCGGATCGGCGAACCCTGGGCGGTGCCGCCCTCGGAGGACTTCTTCATCAGGGCCAGTGCGGCGGCGGTGTCGAATCCCCGCGCCCCGAAGGCGTACATGCTGCCGACGATGATGGGCCCGGGGTCGCCGGTCATCACGAAGTCCTCGTTGGTCTGCTGCGACCACTTGGGCAGCAGGCCGCCCTGCTGGCCGTCCAGGACCATCGACTTGGCGATGTCGGAGGCCTCGGTGGGCGCGATGAGCGCTATCAGGGCCGCCCAGGAGCGGTAGATGTCCCAGCCGGAGTAGTTCTGGTAGACCGGTCGCGAGGAGTTGTGCACCGCGCCGTCGAAGCCCCGGTAGTCGCCGTTGACGTCGCTGGCGATGTTGGGGCTCTGGAAGACGTGGTACAGGGAGGTGTAGAACTTCTCGAGGTCGTCGGCGGAGCCGCCGGCGACCCGGGCCCGGTCGAGGATCTGGTTCCAGGAGGTGTCCGCCGCGGAGCGGACGGCGCCGAAGTCCCAGCCGTTGTTCTCGGCGACGAGGTCGGCCTGGGCGCCTGCGATGCTCACGTAGCTCAGGGCCACCTTGAACTGCACCGTCCGGGAGCCGGTGGTGTCGAAGGTGACGTAGGCGCCGGTGTTGGTACCGGAGGTGCTCGCCGAGCCGGCGCTCACCGTGCCGCCCGACCAGGTGCCGAAGCTGCTCGGGGCGCGGTCGAAGCGGATGTCGAAGAAGATCTGGTAGGTCTTGGAGGAGCCGCAGAAGCCGCCGGCGGTGACGCTGCCGGTCACCTCCGAGCCGTTGACCTTGACCGAGCCGCTGCGGTTGCCGGTGGCGCTGCGGCTGGTGTTGATCAGCAGCTGCGAGGCGGTCGAGGACGGGTAGGTCAGGCGGCCCATGCCGGTGCGGGTGGTCGCCGTCAGTTCGACGTCGGTGGCGTACTTGTCGAGCCGGTTCTTGTAGAAGCCGGGCGCGGCGGACTCGTTGGACTTGGTGTAACCCGAGGCGTAGCCGGTCCAGTTGGTGCCGGGTGAGGCGCCGAGGGCGCCGGTCACCGGCAGCAGCGGCAGGTCCTCGTTGTTCGCGCAGCCGGCTCCGTCGAAGTGGGTGAGGCTGAAGTCCTCGATCGAGGTGTCGGAGTTGCGATAGCCGGACGGTGAGGCCGTCGGCGTGTCGGGGCTGAACTGCACCCCGCCGAAGGGAACCACGGCTCCCGGGTAGGTCGAGCCGCCCGCGCCGCCGCCGACGGGGTTCGGGGCGTTGCTGTCGTCGGTGCCGATGAACGGGTCGACGTACTGGGTCAGGTTGGACGCCGCGGCTTGGGCGGGGGGCGTGGCGAGCCCGCCGGCGCCGAAGGCGGCGAGCAGGACGCTGCTGACCACCGCGGCGGCGCGGAAGCGGAGGACGGTTAAGAGCACGGGGACCACCTTCGAGTGGAGACGGGCCGCCGCGGGGGATCGGCGGCCAGCGGTCTCATGGGTACGGTCATTGCTCCGAGCGGGATGGGAACGCTACCAAGCGAGACGCAATTGTTGCGATGCGGCGAATCGCTCGTCAAGGCCATGACATAACATCAACTAGCCTTGCTTCCAGGGAGTTGACGAGTAACTCGACGACTTCATGAGTATTGACAGGCCGTCATGTGCGGCAGCAGACTCAGGTCAATCGCGTGAACGTTACCAAGACGGGTCCGGAGGCCGGTCCAATGACAGAGCCCCTTCCGGAAGCCCGGAAGGTGAGCAAGCGCTACGGCCAGGTGCACGCCCTCCAGGGCGCCGACTTCACCGTCCGCCCCGGCCAGGTGGTCTCTGATCGGGGACAACGGCGCCGGCAGGAGCACGCTGGGAGCGTGCCGAGGAGGATGCCTGTGAAGCACCCGACGATGAAGGACGTGGCCCAGGCGGCGGGGGTCAGTCTCATGACCGTCTCCCGGGTGATCGCCGGCGAGGCGGGAGTCTCGCCCGACACCGCCGCGCGGGTCGAGCGGGCGGTCCGCAAGCTCGGGTACCAGCGCAACGACAATGCGCGCAACCTGCGGCAGAAGAGACGCGGGACGTCCACCATCGGCCTGGTGGTGGACGATCTCGCCGACCCCTTCTACGCCCTGATGGTCCGTTCGGTCGAGGACGAGGCGCACCGCCGCGGCTACCTGGTCCTGGTCGGCAGCACCAACGACGAGCCGCGCCGGGAACGCGAGGTCATCGCCGCGTTCACCGCCCGGCAGGTGGACGGCCTGATCATCGTTCCCACCATCGGCGGCCACGGGTTCCTCAAACCGCCGATGGAGGCCGGCACCCAGGTGGTCTGCGTGGACCGCCCGGCCAAGGGCCTCGACGTCGACACCGTCACCGTCGACAACCGGGACGGCGCGCGGGGTGCCGTGACCCATCTGCTGGGCCACGGCCACACCCGGATCGCCTACCTTGGCGACCGCTACGAGATCTGGACCCAGTCCGAGCGCTACGCCGGCTACCTGGAGGCACTCATCGACCACGGGCTCGCGGTCGACCCCGACCTCGTACGGCACGGGCTGCGCTCCCACGGTGACGCCCAGGACGCCCTCGCCGAACTGCGCGTCCTGCCCGATCCGCCGACCGCCCTGTTCACCAGCAACGACGTCATCACCCTCGGGGTGCTGAACGGGCTGGACCACCCCACCCCGATGTCCATCGTCGGATTCGACGACCTGCCGCTCGCCAAACAGCTCGACCCGCCGCTGACCGTCGTCAGTCAGGACCCGGTAGCGGTCGGCAGCACCGCGGCCAACCTCCTGTTCTCCCGGATCGACGGTGACCGCTCCGCTCCGCGGAAGGTCGTCCTGCTCACCCGCTTCATCGCACGAAGATCGGGGGAGCGGCCCGTCCAGCGGGTGTCCGACTGACCGTGGCCGTGTCGGGGAACGACCGGCGGCGGGCGGTGGCGTGCGCTCTTCGGTGACGGCCGGTACCTCGGCCGGCCGGTGTCGGGCAGGTCCGACGTGCTCTGCCGGCCGCCGGCTGCGGTCCTGGTCGTCAGAGCCTGCTGGTCCCCGGGAACTCCCCGGTCGGACCAGTTCGGGCCAGCGCCCTGGTGAGGGCCGGCCGGTCCGACTGATGGCCGTAGCGGTTGTTCCGGCCCGACCGTTCCAGCAGCCGGTGCGGCTCCAGTCGGTAGGTTTCCGCGTCGGTCAGGAGGCTGTCCGCGCTCGGGCCGTCCGGGTCGACCAGGTGCTTCCTCAGTTCCCCCAGGACCTCGCTGCGGTCGATGAAGCAGCTCATGCCGCAGTCCAGGCCGTCGTCGTCAAGGCCGTCCGGGTAGGGCGCCCGGGCCCAGGCGCCGTTCTCGTACCAGTGGACGCAGCCGATCTAGCGCCCTCCGAGTCCGTCCCGCAATTCCTCGTAGGGCAGCCGGTCCGGGCCTCCCGCCAGCACGTCGATCGCCGGCTCGTGCCACTTCACCTCGCTCGCCCTCGTCCTCGCCGTAGAGCACGAACCGGCCCTCACCCTGCTCGGACATGACCCACCAGGTGCAGCCGCTGTCGTCCCGGCGGAGGCCCTGGTCATCGGTCCACCGGCCGGACCGGTGGACCGGCGGGCGTTCCTGGCATTCGGTGGTGGCCTCAAGGGCGGCGAGCAGCGCCCAGCGCGCCCACAGCTCCTCGGCCGGCGTAAGGTCCTCCGGTAGTCCTGGCCGGTGAACGGTCATGTGGGCCCCGGTGTGCGCGTTCCGATGGTGAGCGCCACCACGATACGGTCTGCGGCCGGCACGACCCCGCCGTCCGCTCCCGCTCTGCGTCGCCGTGAGGGCCACGGCTGCCCCGGTGGCCGGCCCCGGCCCGCTCATGCCGCCAGCCGGAGGGCTTCCGGCCGGCGGCATCAGCGGGTGTTCTCCGGACGGTTCGTCAGATGGCGCTGCAGGCTGCTCCGTTCAGGGTGAACGCGGTGGGCGTGGGGTTGGCGGCGTTGTAGGTGCCCTGGAAGCCGAAGCCGGTGGAGGCGCCTGCGGCGAGGGTGCCGTTGTAACCGAGGTCGGTGGCGGTGACGACCGCACCCGACTGGGTGATCTTGGTGTTCCAGAAGCCGGTGACCTTCTGGTCGCCGCCGTAGGTCCACTTGAGCGTCCAGCTGCTGATCGGGGCCGTGCCGGTGTTCTTGACCGTGATGTCGGCGGTGAAGCCGGTGCTCCAGGTGTTGGTCCGGTACGCGATCGAACAGGCGGTGGTGCCGGACGTCGGCGTGGCCGTCGGGGTCGCCGTCGCCGTGGGCGTCGCGGTCGGGGTCGCCGTGGCGGTGGGTGTCACGGTCGCCGTCGGGGTCACCGTGGCGGTGGGCGTGGCCGTCGGCTGAGGGCTCGGGTCCGGTGCGTTGGCGGCCAGCTGGTAGGCGACGTCCGCCGAGAAGGTGCCCGCGGCGGCGGCGCAGCCGTCGGCCTCGCCCGGGGGCTTCACCCAGAGGAAGGCGTCGATCGAGGCGTCACCGGTGGCGGCGGTCGGGTAGTTGCCGATCGAGCGGCCGGCCGGGTCGCACCAGGCGCCGCCGCCCGCCGGGCCGTTGCCGTTGCGACTGGTGTCGATGACGGCGTGCAGGTTACCGGGGTTGCCCAGGGCGGACAGCACCGACTTGCTGTAACCGACTTCGCCCGCGGTGGTGTTGAAGTTGGAGACGTTGGTGAAGAAGCCGTTGGCGTTGGCCAGAATGCCGGCACTGCGCAGTCGGTCCGCCTGCGTGGCGGCGCTGTTCCAGGTGGAGTGGCCGCCGTCCAGGTAGACCTTGGCGTTGGGGGCGGCCGCGTGGATGGTGGCGCCGGCCCGCGAGAGGGAGGCGAAACGGTCGGTCTGCTGCTGGGCGGACAGGCAGGTGGTGAGGGCGATCGAGTCCGGCTCCAGGACGATCAGCGAGGGGCCGCTGCCGAGGCCGGCCGCGAACTTGGTCACCCACGCGTCGTACGAGGCCAGGTCGGGGGCGCCGCCGGCGGAGGCGCCGCCGCAGTCGCGGTTCGGGATCTCGTACACCACCAGCACCGGTACCCGGCCCGCTCCGGCGGCTGCTGCGGTGATCGTCCGGACATCCGAAGTAATGGTGTCGGGGCGGTAGTTGGCGAACCAGATGCCCTGCGGCTGGCTGGCCACCCGCTTGGAGATCACGGAAGTGCGGGAGTCGTTCGGGTTGGCGGCGACCCACTTGACGACCTGGGAGGCCGGGTCCTTGTAGAACTGCGTTCCGCCGGCCAGGCTGCCCTGGACGGCGGCGCCGGCCCCGGTCTGGGTGGCCAGCAGCACGGCTCCGGCGGTCGCTCCGGCGGCCAGAGCCAGCAGGGCGGTGCGGCGTCGCCGGGACGTTGCGGGCTGCTCTTCGGTGGCGCGGCCGTCGGGGGAGGGGGCGGCGCGCCGGACGGACTCGGGGGTGCTCATGGGTGTTCTCCGCGTGCTCTCGGGTGGGAGAGGATCCAGGACGGTCGAGATGAACGTGGGAGCGCTCCCGCGATCGAGGTCGAGCGTAGCCAAGCCACGGCCTCGGCGTAATCCCTGACGCACGAGAAGTTTTCTCCGGCTTTGACCGCCATGAGCATCGGGAGGTGGGAGCGCTCCCGCGATCCCCGGCCACCCCGGCCACCCCGGTCAACCCGGGGACGGGGGAGCGGGGACCGGACAGGGTACGGGGGAGCGGAGGAGTCGTTTGCGCAGTAGCAGTGACTTCGCTCTGCCGAACATGCTGCGCTTTCACGTCGTTGACGCGGCCCTCGACCGGTCCGGACGCCCTCGCCGAGGCGTCCAAGGGCGCCGACAGCGTCCTGTGGCTCGTCCCGCCGAACCCGGGCGCCGACGACATCGAGGACCACTACCTCGACTTCACCCGCCCGGCCTGCGACGCCGTCCAGGCCCAGGGCGTCAGGCGCGTGGCCGGTGTCACCAGCCTGGGGCCGCGGCTACCCCCGGCACGCCGGACGGCTGTCGCCCGCCTTCGCGATGGACGCCGTGATCGAGAGCACCGGGGCCGGCTACCGACCCGCCCACCACCTTCCGCCGGTGGTGCGACGAGGTGCTGAGGCCTGCGGTCCTCACCTGAGGCGGCGCCGCGGGGTGCGAACCGGTCCTCGGACCGCAGTGGGAGGCCCGGTCCTGTCCTTCGCGCCCCGAGCGGCCCGGGCGGCATGCCATCGTGCCGTTCCGAAATGGCCCAGCAGTTTCAGGCGCCGGTTCAGGTGCCGGCTGTCGGGGCGGGCGACGCGGCGCCGGCGGGCGGCGCCTGGCAGGGCAGGGTGACGACGAGGATCACGCCTTCGTCGGCCTCGGCCCCGCCCTTCAGGGAGACGGTGTACCGGTCGGGCTCGTGGACGGCCTCGAAGCCGCCGGTGGGTGAGGCGGCCCGAGCGGCCGGGGCGGACTCCGTCCAGGTGATCTTGAAGCCCTCGTTCACGAGCCTCTCCCGCAGGGCTCGGATCACCTCGGGACGCTGATCGTCCGTGGCCTTCAACTGGGTCGCCGAGCTGAGCTGGTACGCCTCACCCTCATCGGCTATGCCCCTGCCGCGACCCGGGCACCGGTGGTAGGCGAGGAGCTTGCCCCACGGATCGCGCTCAAGGCCCGTCAGGTCGCGCAGGTGGTCCTGGATTAGATCCGCCCGGGTCAGCGCCTCGTCCCGGGACTCGACGCGCGCAGGCTTGCTTCGGCGTTCCCGGTCCGGGGCCCAGCGGCCCCACCAGCAAGCACGGGCCGAGCACCAGGGCGCCCAGCGCCGCCGCCCCGATGTTACGGGCCGCTTTCGCGGTTGTCCCGGACGGCCTCGGCGTCGATCTCTTGAACAAGTGCGGTAGTCCCCCGTGAACAGGTGTGCGTTCTGCCGCTCGGATGCTATGTCACCACCGGGGAGACTCCCTACTCGCACAGGGCCGCCCGCCCCATCGGCCGGAGCCGGAGCGCCTGCAACGGGCGCCGTCACCACCGGTCCTCCCGGGCCGGGCTCCGGCCGGGTCCGCCGGATCGGTCACCGCCCGGACGTGTCACCGCCCGGACGGCTCAGGGACCGGACGGCTCACGGACCGCCGGGGGAGAGCCGGGCGAACCAGTCGATCGTCAGCGCCAGGCCCTTCTCGAAGTCCACGACCGGCTGCCAGCCGAACGCCGACCGGGCCAGTCCGATGTCCGGGCGACGCAGGGTGGGGTCGTCCCCGGGCCGCTCGACGAACTCGACCGGCGACGCCGAGGAGCACAACTCGCGGATGTGCTCCGCCAGTTCCAGGACGCTGAGCTCGACCGGGTTGCCGATGTTGACCGGCCCGTGGTGCCCGCTGGCGGCCGCCGCCAGGATGCCGCTGACGGTGTCGTCCACGTAGCAGATCGATCGGGTCTGCCCGCCGTCGCCGGCGACCGTGAGCGGCCGCCCGGCCAGCGCCTGCGTGATGAAGGTGGGCACCGCCCGTCCGTCGGTGGGCCGCATCCGCGGACCGTAGGTGTTGAAGAGCCGGACGATCACGGTGTCCACGCCCAGGGCGGTTCGGTAGGCGGTGGTGAGCGCCTCCGCGAAGCGCTTCGCCTCGTCGTACTGGCTGCGGGGGCCGACCGGGTTGACGTTGCCCCAGTAGGACTCCACCTGGGGGTGGACCAGCGGGTCGCCGTAGACCTCCGAGGTGGAGGCCAGTAGGAACCGGGCGCCCTTGCGGCGCGCCAGCTCCAACGCGTTCAGCGTGCCGTGGGCACCGGCCCTGAGGGTCTCGATCGGGTGTCTCGCGTAGTCGTGCGGCGAGGCGGGCGAGGCGAGGTGGAGCACCAGGTCGACCGGCCCCTCGACGTCGAACTCCTCGGAGACGTCGCTGCGGTCCAGGACGAACCCCGGGTCGTCGGCCCGGGTGGCCAGGTTGTCGACCGATCCGGTGAGGAGGTTGTCGACGCAGACGACCGAGGTGCCCTCCTCCCGCAGCCGGTCGCACAGGTGCGAGCCGACGAAGCCCGCGCCGCCGGTGACCACCGCCCGGCGGACCGTGCGCTCCTCGTCCGGGCCGAAGCCGTCCGACCTGCCCGACCTGTCCGCGTCCCGGCCGCTCCGGTCCATCTGCTTCTCCTCTGTCGTCTCTGTCGCCGTACCGCGCGTCATGGTCAGGACTCCCGCAGCGAGCGGCCGGTCTTGGTGAGGAACACGTCGTCCAGGGTGGGGCGGTGCAGCTCGATGGTGGCCAGCTCGATCCCGGCGTCCGCCAGGGCCCGCATGATCTGCGGCATCGCCGTCTCGCCGGCGTCCACCGACAGGCGCAGCCCGCCGCCCTCGCGCACCTCGGCCGAGCGCACGCACTCCTGCTCGGCCAGCACCCCGGAGGCCTTCTCCGCGGCGTCGGCGTCGGCCACTCCGACGGTGACCACCTCGCCCGCGATCGAGCGCTTGAGTGCGGTCGGCGTTCCCTCGGCGACGATGCCGCCGCCGTCGATGATGGCGATGCGGTCGCAGAGTGCGTCCGCCTCGTCCAGGTAGTGCGTGGTCAGGAAGACCGTCATGCCCTCGCTGCGCAGCCGGCGGATCTCGTCCCACATGTGCGAGCGGCTCTGCGGGTCCAGGCCCGAGGTGGGCTCGTCCAGGAAGAGCACCTTGGGCCGGTGGATCACGCCGAGGGCGATGTCCACCCGCCGGCGCTGCCCCCCGGAGTAGGTACGGCAGTTGCGGTCGGCGTACTCGGTGAGGTCGAAGGCGTCGAGGGCGGCGACCGCCCGGCTCTGCGCCTCGGCCTTGCCGATGCCGTGCATCCGGGCCTGCATCACCAGTTCCTCACGGGCCGTCACATCGTCCCAGGTGCCGCCGCCCTGGGCGATGTAGCCGATGCTGCGGCGGACCTGGGCCTGCTGGGTGCGCAGGTCGGCGCCGGCGATGACGGCGTCGCCGGCGTCCGGGCGCAGCAGGGTGGCGAGCATCCGCAGGGTGGTGGTCTTGCCCGCGCCGTTGGGACCGAGGAAGCCGAAGATCTCACCTTCGGCCACGGTGAGGTCCAGGCCCGCCACCGCCTCCACGTCGGTGCTCTTGCGGCGCCGTCCGGTCTGGAAGGACTTCCGAAGTCCGTTGGTCTCGATCATCGGGATGTCCTTGTCAGCCGGCGGGGATCGGTGCGGAGGTGGGGGCGAGGGCGGGTGCTGCCACGACGGCGGGCACGGGTCCTGCTGGGGGCACGGGTGGCACGGGCACCGCTGCCCGGCCCGGGTCGGCCGTCACCGGACGGAGCGGGCGAAGAGGCGGGCCGACCAGGTGAGCGCCAGCACCGCCATGGCGGCCATCAGCGTGATGCTCTGCCAGACCGCGGGATCGCCGGCGTGGCCGGCGAACAGCGAGCGCATGCCGACCACCGTCCAGCTGAAGGGGTTCCAGTCGGAGGCCCGGCGCAGCCAGAGCGGTGCCAGCGCGAGCGGCAGCAGCGTCCCCGACAGCAGCATCAGCGGCTGCGCGAGGTTGTTGACCAGTTGTCCGAGCACGTCCGGGCTGCTCACCTTGAGCGCGATGCCGTAGGAGATCGAGGCGCTGGTCAGGGTGATGAGCGCCAGCAGCACGTAGGCGAGCAGGAGGTCCGGGATCCGGACGAAGAGTCCGAGGGGCATGGACAGCACGATGATGATGCCGGCCTGGATGACCAGCGTGACCACGTCCCGCAGGGCCCGGCCGAGCAGCAGCGCCACCCGGCTGATCGGGGTGACCCGGGCCCGTTCGATGACGCCCGAGCCCAGCTCGGCGAGCAGGCCGAAGCCCACGTAGAGGCCCCCGCCGAGGGCCAGGGCGACCAGCATGCCGGGCACGTAGATCCGGTAGGCGTCGGTCATCGAGCCGGCGCCCATGGAGGCGAGCGCCGGCTTGAGCAGCGGCGCGAACAGGGCCAGGTAGACGACCGGCTGAGCCACGCCCAGGACGATCGAGAGCGGGGACCTCACCATCAGCAGCATGTGCCGCTGGAACACCAGCCAGGTGTCGCGGAGCGTCTTCACGTCTGTGCGCTTCCCGTTCTTTTGGATGTCGAAGTGGCCTGGAGGGCCTGGGTGGTCGGCCTGCGGCCGGGAGGCCTGGGTGGTCCAGGCGCGGGTGGACGAGGAGGCTCGGGTGGTGCACGAGGTCCGGGTGGCGACGAGGAGGCTCGGGTGGTGCACGAGGTCCGGGTGGTTCGGAGGCCCTCGGTGGTTCAGGAGCTCCGGACGACCGGGGCGTCCTCGGCCGGCAGGCCGGGTCCGCCGGGTCGGCCGGACCCGGCGGTTCTGGCGAGCAGGGCCTCCAGGTGGTCGGCCGCGGCCGGTGCGCCCCCGGCGGCGGCGAAGGACTCGCTCACCCGCCGAGCCGCGGCCCGGTAGGACGGGTCGTCCAGTACGGCCAGCAGGTCCTCGCGCAGCTGCTGCGGCCGGACGCCGGCGAACCGGACCCGCCGGCCGGCGCCGGCCGCCACCACCTGGGCGGCGTTGATGGGCTGGTCCCCCTTGATCGGGGCCACCACCAGCGGCACCCCGTGGGCCAGCGCCTCGCAGACGGTGTTCAGCCCGCCGTGGCTGACCACCGCGTCCAGCCGGGGCATCAGTTCCAGCACCGGTACCCGGGGGCGGACCAGGACGTGCGCCGGCGGTTCGGTGACGGTGCCGTCCGGCGCCGCCAGGATCGCCTGGACGCTGTCACCGAGCGGTCGCAGGGCCTCGACGACCCGGGCGTGGAACTCCCGGGCGAGGTCCAGCGACAGGGTGCCCACCGTGACCAGGACCAGGCGCCGGGCGGGGTCCGGCCAGTCCCACGGGAATGCCGTGTCCGGAGCCCTCGGTGCCAGGGCGGGGCCGACCAGGACGGCGTTCCCGGGCCACTCCAGCGGGCCGGTCAGGGCCTCGCCGGTGAAGCCGATCAGCAGGTGCGGCGAGAAGCGCAGGTCGTGCGGCGGTTCGCCGGGGAGGCCTGCGGCGGTCCAGACGGCCGCCATTCGCTGGTGGATCCACTCCTCCACCTTGGGCAGCGCGCGGTAGGGGCGGGTGAGTTCCATGGTGGTCGGCGCCAGCGAGGCCCAGGGCAGGTCGGCCCGGTGGGCGGCGACCGCGCCGGCGACCGCGTGCTGGTCCACCGCCAGGACGTCGGGCCGGAAGGCCGCGACGGCCCGCTCGATGCCCGGCAGCGTGCTCTTCGCGTGCGGCACGATGTAGCCGTCCCAGCGCGACTTCGCGGCGGCCATGCCCCGGTCCGCCTGGCCGCGGTGGGCCCGCAGCGGGATCGGGGCGATCGAGGCGTCCGGGCCGAGCAGCGGTCGCAGGAAGGACTCGGAGCCGGCCCAGAGCACCTCGTGCCCGCGCCCGAGCAGTTCCCGGGAGACGGCGGCCAGTGGGTTCACGTGGCCGGTCAGCGGAAGCGAGACGAAGAGGTAGCGGCCCATCAGTACCGTGCCGGGGTCGTGGAGTCGGCCATGGCCGGTCCGGCGTTCTCGTCCTGCCCGGCGTTCTCGTCCTGCCCGGCCGCGACGAGGTCGGCGACGTCCCCGACGGTCAGCGCGATGATCTGGTCGATGTCGAGGCCGGCCACGTGCTCGACCAGGTCCACGTGGTCCCCGTAGGCGCGCCGCAGGACCAGGCTCCAGGCCGCCAACTCATGGCTCTCCAACAGTAGTTCTCCGTCGAGGCGGGTGTCCGGGCGGACGGCGTCCGACCAGGCGCGGTCTTCGCCGACGACCTCCCGCAGGAGCTCCGCGATCCGGCGGACCACCTCCGCCCCGGCCGGGTCCGCGGTCACGGCGTCAGGCCGGACGGCGGCGTCCGCGGGGAGTCCTGCCGGGGCTTGGTGGCCCGCAACGCGCCGTAGGTGATGACGCCGGTGTCGAAGCCCTTCTTCATCAACGGGCCCGCGTGGAAGAAGCCGAGGACGTCCACGCCGCGCCGGCGGGCCAGGTCGCGCATCAGCTTGGGGCCCCGTTCGAACTGCTGGATCTGCGCGAAGCCCGGGTCCCAGGAGTTGGCGACGGCGCCGCTCCAGTCCACCGTGGCCACGTCGGCGAAGCCGGCCGCGGCGGCCAGTCGCTCGTGCTCCTCCAGGGACGAGAAGTCGGGCATCACCTGGTGGACCAGGATCTGCCGGACGAGCTCCCGCTCGTCGTCGTCGAGTTCGCCGTCGCGGACCGCCCAGGTGGCGACGGCGAGCGTGCCGCCCGGGGTGAGGAGTCGCATCGCCTCGGCGAAGAAGGCCTCCCGGTCCGCGATGTGCATCAGGCTCTCCACGGCCCAGACCACGCCGAAGGACTCGTCCGGGTAGCCGTTGGCGAGTGCGTCGAGCTGGTGGAAGCGGGCGCGCTCGGCGAGGCCGGCGGCCTGGGCCTTCTCGTTGGCGCGGGCGGCCTGCCGGGCGCTGAGGGTGATCCCCTCGACGGTGCAGCCGAGCGGCCCGGCCAGATGCATCGCCGGGCCGCCGATGCCGCATCCGACGTCCAGCACCCGCGATCCGGCGGGCACGCCGGTGTAGTCGACGAGTTCGTGGACCAGCCGGTCGGTGGCCGCGTGCCGGTCCGCGCCTTCCAGTCCGGGGGTCTCCCCGGGGTCCCAGAAGCCGTGGTGGACATGTTCGCCCCACAGGTCCTCGTACAGATCGAGGGTGATGTCGTAGTAGCGCTCCACGGCCGAGTTCAGGCCGGGGTCGATGACTGGTTCCACGTGATGCCTGTCCTCGAAAAGTTGGCATGAATGCGTACAACAAGGCGGCGGAACAAGGCGGCGGA
The sequence above is a segment of the Kitasatospora sp. NBC_00240 genome. Coding sequences within it:
- a CDS encoding ATP-binding cassette domain-containing protein, with product MIETNGLRKSFQTGRRRKSTDVEAVAGLDLTVAEGEIFGFLGPNGAGKTTTLRMLATLLRPDAGDAVIAGADLRTQQAQVRRSIGYIAQGGGTWDDVTAREELVMQARMHGIGKAEAQSRAVAALDAFDLTEYADRNCRTYSGGQRRRVDIALGVIHRPKVLFLDEPTSGLDPQSRSHMWDEIRRLRSEGMTVFLTTHYLDEADALCDRIAIIDGGGIVAEGTPTALKRSIAGEVVTVGVADADAAEKASGVLAEQECVRSAEVREGGGLRLSVDAGETAMPQIMRALADAGIELATIELHRPTLDDVFLTKTGRSLRES
- a CDS encoding ABC transporter permease; amino-acid sequence: MKTLRDTWLVFQRHMLLMVRSPLSIVLGVAQPVVYLALFAPLLKPALASMGAGSMTDAYRIYVPGMLVALALGGGLYVGFGLLAELGSGVIERARVTPISRVALLLGRALRDVVTLVIQAGIIIVLSMPLGLFVRIPDLLLAYVLLALITLTSASISYGIALKVSSPDVLGQLVNNLAQPLMLLSGTLLPLALAPLWLRRASDWNPFSWTVVGMRSLFAGHAGDPAVWQSITLMAAMAVLALTWSARLFARSVR
- a CDS encoding nucleotide disphospho-sugar-binding domain-containing protein, translated to MGRYLFVSLPLTGHVNPLAAVSRELLGRGHEVLWAGSESFLRPLLGPDASIAPIPLRAHRGQADRGMAAAKSRWDGYIVPHAKSTLPGIERAVAAFRPDVLAVDQHAVAGAVAAHRADLPWASLAPTTMELTRPYRALPKVEEWIHQRMAAVWTAAGLPGEPPHDLRFSPHLLIGFTGEALTGPLEWPGNAVLVGPALAPRAPDTAFPWDWPDPARRLVLVTVGTLSLDLAREFHARVVEALRPLGDSVQAILAAPDGTVTEPPAHVLVRPRVPVLELMPRLDAVVSHGGLNTVCEALAHGVPLVVAPIKGDQPINAAQVVAAGAGRRVRFAGVRPQQLREDLLAVLDDPSYRAAARRVSESFAAAGGAPAAADHLEALLARTAGSGRPGGPGLPAEDAPVVRSS
- a CDS encoding methyltransferase domain-containing protein; this translates as MEPVIDPGLNSAVERYYDITLDLYEDLWGEHVHHGFWDPGETPGLEGADRHAATDRLVHELVDYTGVPAGSRVLDVGCGIGGPAMHLAGPLGCTVEGITLSARQAARANEKAQAAGLAERARFHQLDALANGYPDESFGVVWAVESLMHIADREAFFAEAMRLLTPGGTLAVATWAVRDGELDDDERELVRQILVHQVMPDFSSLEEHERLAAAAGFADVATVDWSGAVANSWDPGFAQIQQFERGPKLMRDLARRRGVDVLGFFHAGPLMKKGFDTGVITYGALRATKPRQDSPRTPPSGLTP